In Salmonella enterica subsp. enterica serovar Typhimurium str. LT2, a single window of DNA contains:
- the livM gene encoding high-affinity branched-chain amino acid transporter (ABC superfamily (membrane); high-affinity branched-chain amino acid transport system permeaseprotein LIVM. (SW:LIVM_SALTY)) encodes MKPMHIAMALFSAAMFFVLAGVFMGVQLELDGTKLVVDTAADIRWQWIFIGTAVVFFFQLLRPMFQKAVKHVSGPKFILPAIDGSTVKQKLFLMALLVIAVAWPFMVSRGSVDIATMTMIYIILGLGLNVVVGLSGLLVLGYGGFYAIGAYTFALLNHYYGLGFWTCLPLAGLVSAAAGFLLGFPVLRLRGDYLAIVTLGFGEIVRILLLNNTEITGGPNGISQIPKPTLFGLEFSRSTREGGWDTFSNFFGVKYDPSDRVIFLYLVALLLVVLSLFVINRLLRMPLGRAWEALREDEIACRSLGLSPTRIKLTAFTISAAFAGFAGTLFAARQGFVSPESFTFAESAFVLAIVVLGGMGSQFAVILAAVLLVVSRELMRDFNEYSMLMLGGLMVLMMIWRPQGLLPMTRPQLKLKSGQAKGEQA; translated from the coding sequence ATGAAACCGATGCATATTGCGATGGCTCTGTTCTCTGCGGCGATGTTCTTCGTTCTGGCTGGCGTCTTCATGGGCGTACAACTGGAGCTGGACGGCACCAAACTGGTGGTGGATACCGCCGCCGACATCCGCTGGCAGTGGATCTTTATCGGTACGGCAGTGGTTTTTTTCTTTCAGTTGCTGCGTCCGATGTTCCAGAAAGCGGTGAAGCACGTCTCCGGACCGAAGTTTATTCTGCCGGCGATCGATGGCTCTACCGTTAAGCAAAAGCTGTTTCTGATGGCGCTGCTGGTTATCGCCGTGGCATGGCCGTTTATGGTGTCGCGCGGTAGCGTCGATATCGCCACCATGACCATGATTTATATCATCCTCGGTCTGGGGCTGAACGTGGTGGTGGGGCTGTCCGGTCTGCTGGTATTGGGCTACGGCGGCTTTTACGCCATCGGCGCTTATACCTTTGCGCTGCTCAACCACTATTATGGTTTGGGTTTCTGGACCTGCCTGCCGCTGGCGGGACTGGTCTCCGCCGCTGCTGGTTTCCTGCTCGGCTTCCCGGTACTGCGTCTGCGCGGCGACTATCTGGCGATTGTGACGCTCGGCTTCGGCGAAATCGTCCGTATCCTGCTGCTCAACAACACTGAAATTACCGGCGGCCCGAACGGCATCAGCCAGATCCCGAAACCGACGCTGTTTGGTCTGGAGTTTAGCCGCAGCACCCGCGAAGGCGGCTGGGATACCTTCAGCAATTTCTTTGGCGTGAAGTACGACCCATCCGACCGGGTCATTTTCCTCTATCTGGTGGCCCTGTTGCTGGTGGTCCTGTCGCTGTTTGTCATTAACCGCCTGCTGCGTATGCCGCTGGGCCGGGCGTGGGAAGCGTTGCGTGAAGATGAGATCGCCTGTCGCTCATTAGGTTTAAGCCCGACGCGCATCAAGCTGACCGCTTTTACTATCAGCGCCGCGTTTGCCGGTTTCGCCGGGACGTTGTTTGCCGCCCGCCAGGGCTTTGTCAGCCCGGAATCCTTCACTTTCGCCGAATCCGCCTTCGTGCTGGCGATTGTGGTGCTGGGCGGAATGGGCTCGCAGTTTGCGGTGATCCTGGCGGCGGTTCTGCTGGTGGTGTCGCGCGAGTTGATGCGCGACTTCAACGAATACAGCATGTTGATGCTCGGCGGTTTGATGGTGTTGATGATGATCTGGCGCCCGCAGGGATTGCTGCCGATGACGCGTCCGCAGTTGAAGCTGAAAAGTGGTCAGGCGAAAGGAGAGCAGGCATGA